The following proteins come from a genomic window of Diorhabda carinulata isolate Delta chromosome X, icDioCari1.1, whole genome shotgun sequence:
- the LOC130901995 gene encoding phosphatidylserine decarboxylase proenzyme, mitochondrial isoform X1, which produces MSILIQRTRMLYRRIPFRNIVFVSPKPTISSRFFLTPAVNRSLSTTKKSSNGTEWQTVLKRFLPVGICLIAVMQWRAFRKRQKEGPARQWEINCYCMLPLRTVSRCWGYIADVKLPELLRPPVYKMYSSVFGVNISEAENEDLTSYPSLADFFARSLKNGMRQVDQSSCLVSPCDGTVLHFGTVDTEQVEQVKGVTYSLKDFLGEQVTKMQKYSSDFKTSLLHKPLEGTTLYQCVIYLAPGDYHRFHSPAEWKPTHRRHFSGQLLSVNPSIASWLPGLFTLNERAVYLGHWNYGFFSYTAVGATNVGTVKVYFDKTLQTNKPYKNRTKEEICLGNAVELKKGDIMGEFRMGSTIVLIFEAPYNFKFSIMPGDKVKMGQGIGCVHEQQNKFVDRLTNERIGIKTVE; this is translated from the exons ATGTCTATATTGATTCAAAGAACTCGCAT GCTTTATAGACGTATACCATTTAGGAACATCGTGTTCGTTTCTCCAAAACCGACTATAAGTTCAAGGTTCTTCCTCACACCAGCTGTCAACAGAAGTTTATCTACTACGAAGAAATCTTCAA atgGAACAGAATGGCAAACAGTATTAAAACGCTTTTTACCAGTTGGAATATGTTTAATAGCAGTTATGCAATGGAGAGCATTTAGGAAGAGACAAAAAGAAGGACCCGCTAGGCAATGGGAAATTAATTGTTACTGTATGTTACCTTTGAGGACAGTATCAAGATGCTGGGGATATATAGCAg ATGTAAAGCTACCCGAACTTTTGAGACCGCCCGTATACAAAATGTACTCCAGTGTATTTGGTGTTAACATTTCTGAAGCTGAAAATGAAGATCTAACGTCTTATCCAAGTCTGGCAGACTTTTTTGCCAGATCTCTGAAAAATGGAATGAGACAGGTTGATCAAAGCAGCTGTCTCGTATCACCTTGTGACGGGACGGTCCTCCATTTCGGGACAGTTGATACTGAACAAGTCGAACAG GTAAAAGGGGTGACTTATTCACTAAAAGATTTTTTGGGAGAGCAAGttacaaaaatgcaaaaatatagCAGTGACTTCAAGACATCTTTATTGCATAAACCTCTCGAAGGCACTACATTGTATCAATGTGTTATATACTTGGCACCAGGCGATTATCATAG atttcatTCTCCGGCGGAATGGAAACCTACACATCGAAGACACTTTTCTGGACAACTCCTTTCTGTAAACCCCAGTATAGCAAGTTGGCTACCAGGTCTATTTACTCTTAATGAAAGAGCTGTTTATTTAGGACATTGGAACtatggatttttttcatatactgCAGTTG gTGCAACGAATGTTGGGACAGTGAAAGTTTATTTTGACAAAACTCTGCAGACAAATAAACCATACAAAAATCGTACTAAAGAAGAAATATGCTTGGGCAACGCCGTGGAATTGAAAAAAGGTGATATTATGGGCGAATTTCGTATGGGTTCTACCATCGTTTTAATATTTGAGGCTCcatataactttaaattttccATCATGCCCGGAGACAAAGTCAAAATGGGACAGGGAATTGGTTGTGTTCatgaacaacaaaataaattcgTAGATAGGTTAACAAATGAAAGAATAGGTATTAAAACTGtcgaataa
- the LOC130901995 gene encoding phosphatidylserine decarboxylase proenzyme, mitochondrial isoform X2: protein MEKLDIELFYLINHQSAEDGTEWQTVLKRFLPVGICLIAVMQWRAFRKRQKEGPARQWEINCYCMLPLRTVSRCWGYIADVKLPELLRPPVYKMYSSVFGVNISEAENEDLTSYPSLADFFARSLKNGMRQVDQSSCLVSPCDGTVLHFGTVDTEQVEQVKGVTYSLKDFLGEQVTKMQKYSSDFKTSLLHKPLEGTTLYQCVIYLAPGDYHRFHSPAEWKPTHRRHFSGQLLSVNPSIASWLPGLFTLNERAVYLGHWNYGFFSYTAVGATNVGTVKVYFDKTLQTNKPYKNRTKEEICLGNAVELKKGDIMGEFRMGSTIVLIFEAPYNFKFSIMPGDKVKMGQGIGCVHEQQNKFVDRLTNERIGIKTVE, encoded by the exons ATGGAGAAACTAGATATcgaattgttttatttgattaatcATCAATCTGCAGAAG atgGAACAGAATGGCAAACAGTATTAAAACGCTTTTTACCAGTTGGAATATGTTTAATAGCAGTTATGCAATGGAGAGCATTTAGGAAGAGACAAAAAGAAGGACCCGCTAGGCAATGGGAAATTAATTGTTACTGTATGTTACCTTTGAGGACAGTATCAAGATGCTGGGGATATATAGCAg ATGTAAAGCTACCCGAACTTTTGAGACCGCCCGTATACAAAATGTACTCCAGTGTATTTGGTGTTAACATTTCTGAAGCTGAAAATGAAGATCTAACGTCTTATCCAAGTCTGGCAGACTTTTTTGCCAGATCTCTGAAAAATGGAATGAGACAGGTTGATCAAAGCAGCTGTCTCGTATCACCTTGTGACGGGACGGTCCTCCATTTCGGGACAGTTGATACTGAACAAGTCGAACAG GTAAAAGGGGTGACTTATTCACTAAAAGATTTTTTGGGAGAGCAAGttacaaaaatgcaaaaatatagCAGTGACTTCAAGACATCTTTATTGCATAAACCTCTCGAAGGCACTACATTGTATCAATGTGTTATATACTTGGCACCAGGCGATTATCATAG atttcatTCTCCGGCGGAATGGAAACCTACACATCGAAGACACTTTTCTGGACAACTCCTTTCTGTAAACCCCAGTATAGCAAGTTGGCTACCAGGTCTATTTACTCTTAATGAAAGAGCTGTTTATTTAGGACATTGGAACtatggatttttttcatatactgCAGTTG gTGCAACGAATGTTGGGACAGTGAAAGTTTATTTTGACAAAACTCTGCAGACAAATAAACCATACAAAAATCGTACTAAAGAAGAAATATGCTTGGGCAACGCCGTGGAATTGAAAAAAGGTGATATTATGGGCGAATTTCGTATGGGTTCTACCATCGTTTTAATATTTGAGGCTCcatataactttaaattttccATCATGCCCGGAGACAAAGTCAAAATGGGACAGGGAATTGGTTGTGTTCatgaacaacaaaataaattcgTAGATAGGTTAACAAATGAAAGAATAGGTATTAAAACTGtcgaataa
- the LOC130901995 gene encoding phosphatidylserine decarboxylase proenzyme, mitochondrial isoform X3, producing MQWRAFRKRQKEGPARQWEINCYCMLPLRTVSRCWGYIADVKLPELLRPPVYKMYSSVFGVNISEAENEDLTSYPSLADFFARSLKNGMRQVDQSSCLVSPCDGTVLHFGTVDTEQVEQVKGVTYSLKDFLGEQVTKMQKYSSDFKTSLLHKPLEGTTLYQCVIYLAPGDYHRFHSPAEWKPTHRRHFSGQLLSVNPSIASWLPGLFTLNERAVYLGHWNYGFFSYTAVGATNVGTVKVYFDKTLQTNKPYKNRTKEEICLGNAVELKKGDIMGEFRMGSTIVLIFEAPYNFKFSIMPGDKVKMGQGIGCVHEQQNKFVDRLTNERIGIKTVE from the exons ATGCAATGGAGAGCATTTAGGAAGAGACAAAAAGAAGGACCCGCTAGGCAATGGGAAATTAATTGTTACTGTATGTTACCTTTGAGGACAGTATCAAGATGCTGGGGATATATAGCAg ATGTAAAGCTACCCGAACTTTTGAGACCGCCCGTATACAAAATGTACTCCAGTGTATTTGGTGTTAACATTTCTGAAGCTGAAAATGAAGATCTAACGTCTTATCCAAGTCTGGCAGACTTTTTTGCCAGATCTCTGAAAAATGGAATGAGACAGGTTGATCAAAGCAGCTGTCTCGTATCACCTTGTGACGGGACGGTCCTCCATTTCGGGACAGTTGATACTGAACAAGTCGAACAG GTAAAAGGGGTGACTTATTCACTAAAAGATTTTTTGGGAGAGCAAGttacaaaaatgcaaaaatatagCAGTGACTTCAAGACATCTTTATTGCATAAACCTCTCGAAGGCACTACATTGTATCAATGTGTTATATACTTGGCACCAGGCGATTATCATAG atttcatTCTCCGGCGGAATGGAAACCTACACATCGAAGACACTTTTCTGGACAACTCCTTTCTGTAAACCCCAGTATAGCAAGTTGGCTACCAGGTCTATTTACTCTTAATGAAAGAGCTGTTTATTTAGGACATTGGAACtatggatttttttcatatactgCAGTTG gTGCAACGAATGTTGGGACAGTGAAAGTTTATTTTGACAAAACTCTGCAGACAAATAAACCATACAAAAATCGTACTAAAGAAGAAATATGCTTGGGCAACGCCGTGGAATTGAAAAAAGGTGATATTATGGGCGAATTTCGTATGGGTTCTACCATCGTTTTAATATTTGAGGCTCcatataactttaaattttccATCATGCCCGGAGACAAAGTCAAAATGGGACAGGGAATTGGTTGTGTTCatgaacaacaaaataaattcgTAGATAGGTTAACAAATGAAAGAATAGGTATTAAAACTGtcgaataa